CGGCCCGCCGCGGCGCCGGCAGCGCTGAACACTTGGCCGCAGATGCGGGCGATAAGACCTGCGACGGCCATGTTCTCGACGCCGGGTGCCGCTCCGGCCTGGCTTTTGAGGAATTCGGTCCATTCCTTGAGCCCGGTCGCGGAAATCATCGCCATTTCTCCCAAGACCAAGCCGCAGAGCGTCCAGCCGACCGCCTTCCATCGGCGCTGCGTGAGCATGTATCCGATAATCACCGCGGGAAAGGCCTTGAACAGAATCGCAGCGGCCAGAGCGAGGCCGGCCAGTTCGTCGCGCCGGCGCCAGAGACAGCGCATCACGAGGACTAACAGCAGAAGAATCAGGAATTGAGATTGGCCGTACCAGAGATGAGTCGTCACCGGCGGTGAGAGCAGGATCAGCGCGACGACTGCGGGAGCCGCGCTGCCAATCCGAATGCGATCGAACAGCAGCGCGAGCGCGAATGCTATCGCGCTTAGCGCCATCCAGATCCAGTACGCGGCGTGGATCGGGAGATAACCGAGCAGTCCGAAGACAGAAAGCGCCGGGGGAGGGTAGACTGCTTGACGGTTCGGGACCTCGAGCCCGAGGCTCAGGCCCTGCCCGTAAAGGTCCGCGGCGTAGGGATCGAGCCCGCGGCGGACCGCGACGGCCCAGTCATAGTAGATGCTGAAATCGTAGCGGGTGGCGCGCCCCGGAAGCGCTCGCAGCAGGACGGCGTAGCGAATCGCTACGGTCGTAAAGAGCGCGGCGTTGAGCAGCGAGCTTTTGTATGAGCGCGCCGGCAGTTGCATCCTGATGAACGAGCGTTAGCGCGAAGCCTCGTCCGGTTGAACCGGGATTGCCCCGCCTGAGTGTCGTGGCGCGTTACGAGTAGCGAAAAGGCGCTTTTCGCGGTCGCGGTCAGGGGCGTTATTCGCGGTCGGGGACGAGGTCGAGCGCTGCGAGCCAGGCTGCGGCATCGCCGTCCGACGGCGCGCGCCAGTCGCCTCGCGGCGAAAGCGAACCACCCGAACCCACCTTGGGCGAGTTGGGGACCGCGCTGCGCTTGAACTGGCTGGTCTGGAAGAAACGGAACAGGAAGGTGCGCAGATGGGCCTTGAGTTCGCCGACCGAGTATTGATGGCGCTCGGCCGGCGGAATGTTGTCGGGCCATCCGCCGCGGCTTACATCGTGCCATGCGCAGTAGGCGAGGAACGCCACCTTGGCCGGCGGATAGCCGAAGCGCAGCACGTGGTAGAGGCTGAAGTCGTGCAGCTCGTAGGGGCCGATCATCGCCTCGGTGTCCTGCGCGGGGCCTTCGCCTCCTTCGCCGCCGGGCACCAGTTCGGGGCTGATCGGCGTGGCCAGGATCTCGTGCAGCGTGGCGCTCGCATCGGCGCCGAGCCGGCCACTTTGGGCGACCCATCGGACGAGATGCTGGATGAGCGTCTTGGGGACGCTCGCGTTGACGTTGTAGTGCGACATCTGGTCGC
Above is a window of Candidatus Binataceae bacterium DNA encoding:
- a CDS encoding glycosyltransferase family 87 protein, encoding MQLPARSYKSSLLNAALFTTVAIRYAVLLRALPGRATRYDFSIYYDWAVAVRRGLDPYAADLYGQGLSLGLEVPNRQAVYPPPALSVFGLLGYLPIHAAYWIWMALSAIAFALALLFDRIRIGSAAPAVVALILLSPPVTTHLWYGQSQFLILLLLVLVMRCLWRRRDELAGLALAAAILFKAFPAVIIGYMLTQRRWKAVGWTLCGLVLGEMAMISATGLKEWTEFLKSQAGAAPGVENMAVAGLIARICGQVFSAAGAAAGRAILVAGFQVSLLLATYAATLGGDDSGGGCFGLWVAAMVAASPIVWEHYLVLLIIPVVALAAAAAAGRVSRRAKLAMLAACVLVFAIHPLTLILPQSGAAAILAEYGVAVLVLVYLSAWWLVRDRAAPS